In Lates calcarifer isolate ASB-BC8 linkage group LG21, TLL_Latcal_v3, whole genome shotgun sequence, a single window of DNA contains:
- the fosb gene encoding protein fosB isoform X3 — protein MYQGFPGDPDSGSRGSSSPSIESQYLSSVDSFGSPPTTSAPQECVSAGAGLSIVGSGPGASVGGEMPGSFVPTVTAITTSQDLQWMVQPTLISSQASGQSGSTGTTTMTQPVSLVDPYDMPGPSYSSRSGFTPPSSDTPGPAPGPIRQSRTRSRRTRDESVSEDGDVGVLLTPEEEEKRRVRRERNKLAAAKCRNRRRELTDRLQSETDILEEEKAELEAEISELQKEKERLEFVLVAHQPNCKIPYQDQPQQGSAQLPPVQSQLPPVQSQLPPQTLQPPVSIVGLTVKEDSFYLPPAYTPHPASTQSQPPVQQQQQQQVQQQPQPGIMQEVEFSSSFYGSAEPAPGGPCLMASDSGGGGGNHDDAAIGSYNTSYTSSFVFTYPEGACGVSANQRNSSSEQSSDSLNSPSLLAL, from the exons gagtgtgtgtcagCGGGAGCTGGCTTGAGCATTGTGGGCAGCGGGCCAGGGGCCAGTGTCGGAGGGGAGATGCCCGGATCATTTGTACCCACCGTCACCGCCATCACCACCAGTCAGGACCTGCAGTGGATGGTGCAGCCGACCCTCATCTCTTCCCAGGCCTCTGGACAGAGCGGGTCCACTGGCACCACGACCATGACCCAGCCAGTGTCACTGGTTGACCCATATGACATGCCAGGCCCCAGTTATTCTTCAAGATCTGGATTCACTCCTCCAAGTTCAGATACTCCAGGCCCGGCACCAGGCCCAATCCGCCAGTCCAGAACCCGCAGCCGCCGTACACGAGACGAGTCTGTGAGTGAAGATGGAGATGTTGGTGTGTta CTaacacctgaggaggaggagaagaggcgTGTTCGTCGAGAGAGAAACAAGCTGGCCGCCGCCAAGTGCAGAAACCGCCGACGAGAActcacagacagactgcagtCG GAGACCGACatactggaggaggagaaggcagaGCTGGAGGCTGAGATCTCGGAGCTGCAGAAGGAGAAGGAGCGCCTGGAGTTTGTCCTGGTGGCCCACCAGCCGAACTGCAAGATCCCATACCAGGACCAGCCTCAGCAGGGCTCAGCGCAGCTCCCTCCGGTCCAGTCCCAGCTCCCTCCGGTCCAGTCCCAGCTCCCTCCCCAGACCTTGCAACCCCCCGTCTCCATCGTGGGCTTGACTGTGAAGGAAGACTCTTTCTATCTGCCTCCTGCCTACACACCCCACCCGGCCTCCACACAGTCCCAGCCGCcggttcagcagcagcagcagcagcaagtccagcagcagcctcagccaGGGATAATGCAGGAGGTAGAGTTTTCTAGTTCTTTCTATGGCTCAGCTGAGCCGGCACCTGGTGGGCCGTGCCTCATGGCCAGCgacagtggtggtggtggtggtaacCATGACGATGCGGCCATTGGCAGCTACAACACCTCATACACATCTTCATTTGTGTTCACCTACCCAGAGGGAGCCTGCGGGGTCAGTGCCAACCAGCGGAACAGCAGTAGCGAGCAGTCATCTGATTCCCTGAACTCGCCCTCGCTGCTGGCGCTCTGA